The nucleotide window GACCATGTTCGCATCTCAAGCACGCGTGTTAGAATAAAGGCAATTGACAAGTCTGGCAAAAGGCTTTTGCCAGTCCTTCTTTGTGTTGGCTCAACCAATCCCTCAAAGCTTTCGGGGGCTGCCCAGGCTTCAAGAAGGCTTTTTGGAAAAAGTTTCAGGGTTGTTGGCTTCAAGGCAAAATCTGGCATAGGCAAGCAGCCCTTTGGCCAAACCACTGTCAAGGGAGCCAAAAACCGCGCCTTGGCAGCCTACAAACATTGCCTTGCCAAACGAGGCAGGTGCGATTTTGGCGTTGGGTTTGAAAGCGGCCTGTTCAGTGTTGCAGGCAGGCATTACGATGTCCTTTACTGCTCAATTTACGAGCCTTCCTTTGGCCACAGCATCGGGTGCAGCATGGGCTTTGAGGTGGGCAGGGAAATTGTAAAAAAAATCAAATCTGAAAAGTCAAGCCTTGGCTGGGCGGTTTCAAAAATCTCGGGCATCAGGGACATTGGCAGGAAAAACGGCGCAATACACTATCTTTCAGGCGGGCTTCTTAAGCGGGAGGAAATGGCTGTGCAGGCAATGCTTTGCGCAATGGTGCCAAGAATCGGCGGCCAATCCACCTGTTGTCTCACAAGAGCGAAAGCGCCTGAGAAAAATGCAAAGCAAGCTGTGGGAGACTGCCAACATACAGCGTAATGAAATAGAAAAGAACAAAAAAGAAAGGGACAAGTGGTAAGCACCGCGTCCCATCTACTTTTTCTTTGCCGCTTTGCCAGCTGCCGTCTTTGTTGCCTTTGGGCTGTCTTCATCTCCCATTTCCATGTGCCCGCTGCTTGTTTTTCTTGGCATTGAAAACCCGCCGCTTTGCCTGCGTGTTGCTGCATGCAAGACCGGGGGGCTTACTTGACTTTCAGCTGCTGCACCAGCTGATTTTTTCTCAAAAGGTGCCTGGGGCGCTACAAATCTTTGTGGCGCAACCCCTCCTTCAGCCTCCCTCTTTATTTCCCTGTATATGTACACACCAAAATATGCTGAGATGCCTGTTAGCAATGGGGTTAGAAGTATCTGCACTACATAATTGAAGCAGGGAATCACAAGCCCAACCAGGATTAGCGGCAGCATCACTACCATTATGGCTATCCCAAACACAAGCTGGTAAATGAAAATTGTTGCAGCCTTGCCATTTGTCATTGCCCAGGCTTTTTGCGAGCAAGCCCCTAT belongs to Candidatus Parvarchaeota archaeon and includes:
- the yjjX gene encoding inosine/xanthosine triphosphatase; protein product: MAIKTNAKIVIVGGTFDCFHAGHARLLGVAAKAGFVQIGITSDRFARSLKRHALEPYSVRAKAVERFMQSTVSWSGARSGLGAGFEISKIDDRFGGAASERAAKIICVSLETLHGAIAINRARHRRGLKPLKIICISLLNAQDHVRISSTRVRIKAIDKSGKRLLPVLLCVGSTNPSKLSGAAQASRRLFGKSFRVVGFKAKSGIGKQPFGQTTVKGAKNRALAAYKHCLAKRGRCDFGVGFESGLFSVAGRHYDVLYCSIYEPSFGHSIGCSMGFEVGREIVKKIKSEKSSLGWAVSKISGIRDIGRKNGAIHYLSGGLLKREEMAVQAMLCAMVPRIGGQSTCCLTRAKAPEKNAKQAVGDCQHTA